One Symphalangus syndactylus isolate Jambi chromosome 20, NHGRI_mSymSyn1-v2.1_pri, whole genome shotgun sequence DNA segment encodes these proteins:
- the ZFP3 gene encoding zinc finger protein 3 homolog, which produces MGTENKEVIPKEEISEESEPHGSLLEKFPKVVYQGHEFGAACEEDMLEGHSRESMEEVIEQMSPQERDFPSGLMICKKSPSSEKDRENNESERGCSPSPNLVTHQGDTTEGVSAFATSGQNFIEILESNKIQRSSVGEKPHTCKECGKAFNQNSHLIQHMRVHSGEKPFECKECGKTFGTNSSLRRHLRIHAGEKPFACNECGKAFIQSSHLIHHHRIHTGERPYKCEECGKAFSQNSALILHQRIHTGEKPYECNECGKTFRVSSQLIQHQRIHTEERYHECNECGKAFKHSSGLIRHQKIHTGEKPYLCNECGKGFGQSSELIRHQRIHTGDKPYECNECGKTFGQNSEIIRHIRIHTGEKPYVCKECGKAFRGNSELLRHERIHTGEKPYECFECGKAFRRTSHLIVHQRIHTGEKPHQCNECARTFWDNAELLLHQKIHIGEKPYECSECEKTFSQHSQLIIHQRIHTGEKPYECQECQKTFSRSSHLLRHQSVHCME; this is translated from the coding sequence ATGGGGACTGAGAACAAGGAGGTGATTCCCAAGGAAGAAATTTCTGAAGAATCTGAGCCACATGGGTCATTATTAGAAAAATTTCCAAAAGTGGTTTACCAAGGTCATGAGTTTGGAGCAGCATGTGAAGAAGACATGTTGGAGGGACATTCGAGAGAGTCCATGGAAGAGGTTATAGAGCAGATGTCTCCTCAGGAGAGAGACTTTCCATCAGGGTTGATGATCTGTAAGAAATCACCCTCAAGTGAGAAGGACCGGGAGAATAATGAGAGTGAGAGAGGCTGCAGTCCCAGCCCAAATCTGGTTACACATCAGGGAGATACAACAGAGGGAGTTAGTGCATTTGCTACCTCTGGCCAAAACTTCATAGAGATTTTAGAATCTAACAAAATACAGAGAAGTTCTGTGGGAGAAAAGCCTCATAcatgtaaagaatgtgggaaagcctttaatCAGAACTCACATCTCATCCAGCACATGAGAGTTCATAGTGGAGAAAAACCCtttgaatgtaaagaatgtggaaagACATTTGGAACTAATTCAAGCCTTCGACGGCACCTGAGAATTCATGCTGGAGAAAAACCCTTTGCTTGTAATGAATGTGGAAAGGCCTTCATTCAGAGTTCACATCTTATTCACCATCatagaattcatactggagagagacCCTATAAATGTGAAGAATGCGGTAAAGCCTTCAGTCAAAATTCAGCCCTTATTCTACACCAGAGAatccatactggagagaaaccgtatgaatgtaatgaatgtgggaagACCTTTAGGGTTAGTTCACAGCTTATTcagcatcagagaattcatactgaaGAAAGATACCATGAATGCAATGAGTGTGGCAAAGCCTTCAAGCATAGCTCAGGCCTTATTAGACAccagaaaattcatactggagaaaaaccatatctgtgtaatgaatgtgggaagGGCTTTGGTCAGAGTTCTGAGCTTATCCggcatcagagaattcatacaggggacaaaccctatgaatgtaatgaatgtgggaaaacTTTTGGCCAGAACTCAGAGATTATTAGACATATTAGAATTCATACTGGTGAGAAGCCCTATgtatgtaaggaatgtgggaaagccttcagggGGAACTCAGAACTTCTTAGACACgagagaattcacactggagagaaaccctatgaatgctTTGAGTGTGGAAAGGCTTTCAGGCGGACCTCTCACCTTATTGTCCaccagagaattcatactggagagaaaccccaTCAATGTAATGAGTGTGCAAGAACCTTTTGGGATAATGCTGAGCTGCTTCTCCACCAGAAAATTCATAttggagagaaaccttatgaatgtagTGAGTGTGAGAAAACATTTAGCCAGCATTCCCAACTTATCatacatcagagaattcacactggagagaagccttaTGAGTGCCAAGAATGTCAGAAGACTTTTAGTCGGAGCTCTCACCTCCTCCGACATCAAAGTGTTCACTGTATGGAGTAA
- the ZNF232 gene encoding zinc finger protein 232 isoform X3 has protein sequence MEPLSPVRGPLQDSSWYEPSAELVQTRMAVSLTAAETLALQGTQGQEKIMMMEPKEEEQSCEYETRLAGNHSTSQEIFRQRFRHLRYQETPGPREALSQLRVLCCEWLRPEKHTKEQILEFLVLEQFLTILPEELQSWVRGHHPKSGEEAVTVLEDLEKGLEPEPQVPGPAHGPAQEEPWEKKESLGAAQEALSIQLQPKETQPFPKSEDGPEPKDKGSLPQPPITEVESQVFSEKLATDTSTFEATSEGTLELQQRNAKAERLRWSPAQGKGLRQMVVTHKEIPTGKKDHECSECGKTFIYNSHLVVHQRVHSGEKPYKCSDCGKTFKQSSNLGQHQRIHTGEKPFECNECGKAFRWGAHLVQHQRIHSGEKPYECNECGKAFSQSSYLSQHRRIHSGEKPFICKECGKAYGWCSELIRHRRVHARKEPSH, from the exons ATGGAACCTCTTAGTCCTGTGAG GGGGCCCTTGCAAGATTCCAGCTGGTATGAGCCTTCTGCAGAGCTAGTGCAGACTAGAATGGCTGTATCATTAACAGCAGCTGAAACTCTGGCCCTTCAGGGTACACAGGGACAAGAGAAGATTATGATGATGGAACCAAAGGAAGAGGAACAGTCTTGTGAGTATGAGACCAGGCTAGCTGGGAACCACTCTACCAGTCAAGAGATCTTCCGCCAACGCTTTAGGCATCTCCGCTACCAGGAGACTCCTGGTCCCCGGGAGGCCTTGAGCCAACTACGAGTACTCTGCTGTGagtggctgaggccagagaaacaCACGAAGGAGCAGATCCTGGAGTTCCTGGTGCTGGAACAATTCTTGACCATCCTGCCTGAGGAGCTCCAATCCTGGGTGCGGGGACATCACCCTAAGAGTGGAGAGGAGGCTGTGACTGTGCTGGAGGATTTAGAGAAAGGACTTGAACCAGAGCCGCAG GTCCCAGGCCCTGCACATGGACCTGCACAGGAAGAGCCATGGGAGAAGAAGGAATCTCTGGGAGCAGCCCAGGAAGCACTGAGCATCCAGCTCCAGCCTAAGGAGACCCAGCCTTTCCCAAAGAGTG AAGATGGCCCAGAGCCCAAGGACAAAGGATCATTGCCACAACCACCCATTACTGAAGTGGAATCACAGGTGTTCTCAGAAAAACTTGCTACTGACACCTCTACATTTGAAGCTACCTCTGAGGGTACCTTAGAACTGCAGCAGAGAAATGCCAAAGCGGAGAGACTGAGGTGGTCCCCTGCCCAGGGGAAAGGTCTCAGGCAGATGGTTGTCACCCATAAGGAAATCCCCACAGGGAAGAAAGACCATGAATGTAGCGAATGTGGTAAAACCTTCATTTATAACTCACATCTTGTTGTCCACCAGAGAGTTCAttctggagagaaaccctataagTGTAGTGACTGTGGGAAAACTTTCAAACAGAGCTCAAACCTTGGTcagcatcagagaattcatacaggagagaaacccttcgaatgtaatgaatgtgggaaggccttcagGTGGGGTGCTCATCTTGTTCAGCATCAGAGGATTCACTCAGGAGAGAAGCCCTATGAGTGTAATGAGTGTGGGAAGGCCTTTAGTCAAAGCTCCTATCTAAGTCAGCATCGGAGAATTCACAGTGGAGAGAAACCTTTTAtatgtaaagaatgtgggaaagcttATGGATGGTGCTCAGAGCTCATTAGACATCGGAGAGTTCATGCCAGAAAAGAGCCTTCCCATTGA
- the ZNF232 gene encoding zinc finger protein 232 isoform X1: MEPLSPVRGPLQDSSWYEPSAELVQTRMAVSLTAAETLALQGTQGQEKIMMMEPKEEEQSCEYETRLAGNHSTSQEIFRQRFRHLRYQETPGPREALSQLRVLCCEWLRPEKHTKEQILEFLVLEQFLTILPEELQSWVRGHHPKSGEEAVTVLEDLEKGLEPEPQVPGPAHGPAQEEPWEKKESLGAAQEALSIQLQPKETQPFPKSEQVYLHFLSVVTEDGPEPKDKGSLPQPPITEVESQVFSEKLATDTSTFEATSEGTLELQQRNAKAERLRWSPAQGKGLRQMVVTHKEIPTGKKDHECSECGKTFIYNSHLVVHQRVHSGEKPYKCSDCGKTFKQSSNLGQHQRIHTGEKPFECNECGKAFRWGAHLVQHQRIHSGEKPYECNECGKAFSQSSYLSQHRRIHSGEKPFICKECGKAYGWCSELIRHRRVHARKEPSH, from the exons ATGGAACCTCTTAGTCCTGTGAG GGGGCCCTTGCAAGATTCCAGCTGGTATGAGCCTTCTGCAGAGCTAGTGCAGACTAGAATGGCTGTATCATTAACAGCAGCTGAAACTCTGGCCCTTCAGGGTACACAGGGACAAGAGAAGATTATGATGATGGAACCAAAGGAAGAGGAACAGTCTTGTGAGTATGAGACCAGGCTAGCTGGGAACCACTCTACCAGTCAAGAGATCTTCCGCCAACGCTTTAGGCATCTCCGCTACCAGGAGACTCCTGGTCCCCGGGAGGCCTTGAGCCAACTACGAGTACTCTGCTGTGagtggctgaggccagagaaacaCACGAAGGAGCAGATCCTGGAGTTCCTGGTGCTGGAACAATTCTTGACCATCCTGCCTGAGGAGCTCCAATCCTGGGTGCGGGGACATCACCCTAAGAGTGGAGAGGAGGCTGTGACTGTGCTGGAGGATTTAGAGAAAGGACTTGAACCAGAGCCGCAG GTCCCAGGCCCTGCACATGGACCTGCACAGGAAGAGCCATGGGAGAAGAAGGAATCTCTGGGAGCAGCCCAGGAAGCACTGAGCATCCAGCTCCAGCCTAAGGAGACCCAGCCTTTCCCAAAGAGTG AACaggtatatttacattttctgtcAGTTGTTACAGAAGATGGCCCAGAGCCCAAGGACAAAGGATCATTGCCACAACCACCCATTACTGAAGTGGAATCACAGGTGTTCTCAGAAAAACTTGCTACTGACACCTCTACATTTGAAGCTACCTCTGAGGGTACCTTAGAACTGCAGCAGAGAAATGCCAAAGCGGAGAGACTGAGGTGGTCCCCTGCCCAGGGGAAAGGTCTCAGGCAGATGGTTGTCACCCATAAGGAAATCCCCACAGGGAAGAAAGACCATGAATGTAGCGAATGTGGTAAAACCTTCATTTATAACTCACATCTTGTTGTCCACCAGAGAGTTCAttctggagagaaaccctataagTGTAGTGACTGTGGGAAAACTTTCAAACAGAGCTCAAACCTTGGTcagcatcagagaattcatacaggagagaaacccttcgaatgtaatgaatgtgggaaggccttcagGTGGGGTGCTCATCTTGTTCAGCATCAGAGGATTCACTCAGGAGAGAAGCCCTATGAGTGTAATGAGTGTGGGAAGGCCTTTAGTCAAAGCTCCTATCTAAGTCAGCATCGGAGAATTCACAGTGGAGAGAAACCTTTTAtatgtaaagaatgtgggaaagcttATGGATGGTGCTCAGAGCTCATTAGACATCGGAGAGTTCATGCCAGAAAAGAGCCTTCCCATTGA
- the ZNF232 gene encoding zinc finger protein 232 isoform X2: MEPLSPVRGPLQDSSWYEPSAELVQTRMAVSLTAAETLALQGTQGQEKIMMMEPKEEEQSCEYETRLAGNHSTSQEIFRQRFRHLRYQETPGPREALSQLRVLCCEWLRPEKHTKEQILEFLVLEQFLTILPEELQSWVRGHHPKSGEEAVTVLEDLEKGLEPEPQVPGPAHGPAQEEPWEKKESLGAAQEALSIQLQPKETQPFPKSVVTEDGPEPKDKGSLPQPPITEVESQVFSEKLATDTSTFEATSEGTLELQQRNAKAERLRWSPAQGKGLRQMVVTHKEIPTGKKDHECSECGKTFIYNSHLVVHQRVHSGEKPYKCSDCGKTFKQSSNLGQHQRIHTGEKPFECNECGKAFRWGAHLVQHQRIHSGEKPYECNECGKAFSQSSYLSQHRRIHSGEKPFICKECGKAYGWCSELIRHRRVHARKEPSH; the protein is encoded by the exons ATGGAACCTCTTAGTCCTGTGAG GGGGCCCTTGCAAGATTCCAGCTGGTATGAGCCTTCTGCAGAGCTAGTGCAGACTAGAATGGCTGTATCATTAACAGCAGCTGAAACTCTGGCCCTTCAGGGTACACAGGGACAAGAGAAGATTATGATGATGGAACCAAAGGAAGAGGAACAGTCTTGTGAGTATGAGACCAGGCTAGCTGGGAACCACTCTACCAGTCAAGAGATCTTCCGCCAACGCTTTAGGCATCTCCGCTACCAGGAGACTCCTGGTCCCCGGGAGGCCTTGAGCCAACTACGAGTACTCTGCTGTGagtggctgaggccagagaaacaCACGAAGGAGCAGATCCTGGAGTTCCTGGTGCTGGAACAATTCTTGACCATCCTGCCTGAGGAGCTCCAATCCTGGGTGCGGGGACATCACCCTAAGAGTGGAGAGGAGGCTGTGACTGTGCTGGAGGATTTAGAGAAAGGACTTGAACCAGAGCCGCAG GTCCCAGGCCCTGCACATGGACCTGCACAGGAAGAGCCATGGGAGAAGAAGGAATCTCTGGGAGCAGCCCAGGAAGCACTGAGCATCCAGCTCCAGCCTAAGGAGACCCAGCCTTTCCCAAAGAGTG TTGTTACAGAAGATGGCCCAGAGCCCAAGGACAAAGGATCATTGCCACAACCACCCATTACTGAAGTGGAATCACAGGTGTTCTCAGAAAAACTTGCTACTGACACCTCTACATTTGAAGCTACCTCTGAGGGTACCTTAGAACTGCAGCAGAGAAATGCCAAAGCGGAGAGACTGAGGTGGTCCCCTGCCCAGGGGAAAGGTCTCAGGCAGATGGTTGTCACCCATAAGGAAATCCCCACAGGGAAGAAAGACCATGAATGTAGCGAATGTGGTAAAACCTTCATTTATAACTCACATCTTGTTGTCCACCAGAGAGTTCAttctggagagaaaccctataagTGTAGTGACTGTGGGAAAACTTTCAAACAGAGCTCAAACCTTGGTcagcatcagagaattcatacaggagagaaacccttcgaatgtaatgaatgtgggaaggccttcagGTGGGGTGCTCATCTTGTTCAGCATCAGAGGATTCACTCAGGAGAGAAGCCCTATGAGTGTAATGAGTGTGGGAAGGCCTTTAGTCAAAGCTCCTATCTAAGTCAGCATCGGAGAATTCACAGTGGAGAGAAACCTTTTAtatgtaaagaatgtgggaaagcttATGGATGGTGCTCAGAGCTCATTAGACATCGGAGAGTTCATGCCAGAAAAGAGCCTTCCCATTGA